The Branchiostoma lanceolatum isolate klBraLanc5 chromosome 3, klBraLanc5.hap2, whole genome shotgun sequence DNA segment catatacttgtacgtaggtttatcattttgtataccattgtttgttgtctgCATGTGTAGTTGTacaagaccttacaaaagtcgctgtacttttgttgtgtcaataactGAGATTTCTTGTGTCGTAAATCCAATCGTAGGGTTGACAAAAACGGCGGAGTTGCTGGTGAATGCTGGTGCAACTTTAGACATCCGGGATTGCTTACAGTTCACGCCGCTCATGAGAGCCTGCGCCTACAAACAAGTGGACACCGTTCGGCGTCTGATTGAGCTGGGAGCAAGAGTGGATTTGACTGACGATTATTGCCAGATAGCTCAGAGGTAAGTGTCTCATACTTTGAGGATCACGATACAATGAATGCAAtgtacttttttcttttttcatgtaGACAAATCAAACTTtgcaaaaaaacattcattggATTGTGCTTTTCTGTctttcagtgtgtgtgtgtgtgcgtgacaGTGCgatgtatgcatgtttgtgaACCGTTACATATCTTATACTGATTCATAGGAAAGGACCCAGATGTAATGTAATTCCATTCAAACTTTCAGAATGATAAACCATGCGTTCTATAGGaaacatatgtatatatgtgtcaTAGTAGaaatggcgattcaggacaatcagCGACAGACTctgatcgcgatctgtcctaggacaatcaccgattgtcctgaatcgccatctctactgtgacatatacatgtatattggtaTCCCGTGGCATAGCTAGTTCGCTGAATGAGTTCTATTTTCCACCTGTGACCAGGTTTGGGACAGAAGTAGGATGTCGTCATTGGGAAGAGTGCATGAAGCTGATACAAGAGGCGAGGAAGTCCAGGCTGTTGAGATGCTGCAACCCGAAGTGTGGCAAACCAGGCTACAGGTAGGTTTTGCTTATGATGGAGTTATTTTTGTTTCACATTGTCATCATATGCAAATGCTACTATTGGCACAGGAAAATTATCCTAGGTCATACATTTCTCCACAACCAACATGTTATCGTCGGTTCAATGTCGATTGTCGTGGTAATTAAGCGAAAGGGGAGAGCGAGCGGTATCTACGGAGTATGGTATTCAGGTATACATAGAGACTTTCTTTCCAATTtccattttgatttttaaaagtcttCATAGCCTACAGAAGGCAATTGGAAAGCAACAAAAACGACACAGTTCCTTAATAGCTTGTTCAGCTGTTGGATCTTCAACCCCAAAACATTCTTATAAGAGTTGGGTTCCAACTGGAGCCTCGTTTTAGTGCCGTAAGTGGCTAGAGGTCTATTTGTACTTCCTATCAAAGGAAATTGTCTTGTCTGAAATATCATATGTACCTGTTATCTCATCTACAGGTCAACCGGTGCCCTGAAGCTGTGTGCCCGGTGTAAAATGACCCGGTACTGCAGCCGCGACTGTCAGAAACAACACTGGTCTATAGGACACAAGAAGTGCTGTGGGCAAGATGCGTATCCCAAGAAGTGCTGTGGACATAACGCGTACCCTGTAAAGCAAACAAAAGCAACCTAAGAATAATGATGTTAATGGATGTGTCCTGTAACGTTTAGAACGCATATAACAAACGTTCTTCCGCACATTTTATGACTTTTTGCCTCTCTAACGACGATATGAATTGCCCAATCATTCCCGGTATATGAAGCATTGTCGAGAAGACTGCCGCTGCAGCCATATCGAGCATAGCTATTTCTCACCAAGGATATGGCCTTGGTGTCCTTgtagaaaattatttttttcacgCGTGTATATTTTGTCGAATGGGTCCGACGCCGACGATACAGCTTTGTTACCTTGTAAAAGAAAGTCAATAAGGGTAGTCGAAGTTTTACCAACAACTTTTGTAATGATCAATATTTCCCTTCCTAGCTCAGCGTTGTTAGATCAATGTCACATGCAGTATAGTAATTGCCATAGTTACGTTTTGATTATCACTGAATCGTGTTTCATCTAATAAAAGTAACTGAACGGACTGTTGAGTGTTGCGACGTGAATGTATTAAGCTAATAAAGTGTTGTTATTCCAGGGTAATAAACACAGAAAATGACCACATAGTACACCTATAATAGCAATCAAACATCAACTTTGTTCCAAGGATATCATTTATTCATATTTAGTTTGACTTTTCACCATTTGGCTCATAAATGTAATCACTGTGATTTATTtagcttgttttgttttcttgaaaCTTATTAATTctacaaaagtacatgtacaagcatttAAATACAGTTATTTCATGCAGCCGCAGTACACAAAGTTCGAAAAACTTATAAATTGATCCGTAGCCGGTTTGGGCAATTTGTGGAAACGAAACgtatgattgataaaaaaaaagactaacacacaaaacgttaaaaaatagTCATAATGCTGCATATTTCATGATGATGCATGAGTAGGGGAGTGaaggcaaagaaaacaaagcccTCCCCACCTTATATGCAACCTTTGCATTTGGAATAGTCCATATCACATGCAGTGATACTTTCCAGTTGCGGTTGGAAAGGGGAATCGTCACTCTTTCTGACTAGCCCCGCTTTCTTTAATGAATCTGTCACATCCGGGGCAAGTCAGAAGAGGGTAGCGATCttcccttccaacatctgcttgattaGTGAAATAACGGCCCATAAAAGATAGCAACTACACTTACTAGGCGCAAGAAGCACGCGCACACATTCACGAATGATAGCAATGCCTTTTCGTATCATTGTGCATCCATCAATAAAAGCAAGCCTTGGGAATTAAGAAAGATTTAATTCTTATTAACAAAAATTGTCCAAAATGGAGCAGTTTTTGAATATTCCCTTTCAGCACTTTTACGTTCTCATTCCAGGCACGTGATAACACTACAGTAATTGCTCACGTGACAAGACAATAGCTCACGTGACAAGATTATAGCCCACGTGACAAGACAATAGCTCACGTGACAAGACAACTTCTGCCTATGCTTCTTCATTTCAAAGTCAGACAGCAAGGTGTCGAGAACGGCGGTCCTAACAAAATGGCGGGATCTTCTAATGCGAATAAACGTCTGTTTGATGCTGCTGCGAAAGGCTCACTTCAAGACGCCAAAGCGTCTTTGAAAGCTGGTAAGAACATCATGTAATTCTTTCCGAAATGCGTCATAAAACCTGGTGCCGGTCAATGATGAACCACGAATACAGTTGTGGGAATTTTGGTGCCATCTATGGATTCTGGCTACTTGTGGCGTttctgtgtggtgtgtgtgtgtgtgtgtgtgtgcgcgcgatCTAAATATAAGATTGATAACGACTTTTCTTTTCGTCTTAAAAAGTGTCATACCCAAGTCGTCCTCACGGCGACTTTTGATATAGACctggactcaaatacatgtatgttggtattCCTTGCCTCAAATCTCCCACTGAGCACCCCACCAGGCTAACCTAGTACCTGCTACCGGGACTGTCGATAGACTAGTATCTGTGCACAATCCATTACAGTACTATTATAGTTTTCTCCCAGTATTTGCAGTTACGTCGACGTCGTGTTGTtgctccgggaaggaggatgacctccttctgggagtattgggaatgcatttgtttgcgcgttcgcagctataactcacgatcccgttgtcgcattggtgtgtaacttggcatatcgtttgcctggttcggcgtggtgatgcacaatagctttgttacaccataactactttaaacgtcaatccaatatcgtaattgcacccctataattaatgctatgtcccactgccctgccatagggaccatgttataatccgttatgcatgactggaatacttcaggcagatacggggtataaatcttccttacttgctgtgatcgtatagtcactgttacattgaaaaatagacaacgtgcatcaccacacgcaacctagctagcgatataccaagttacataccaatgcggcaacgggaattgtgagttttcgctgcgaacatgtgccgagtgagcttcagtctgtgtattaagtatgccgtgtccactcgcaactcgcatacagtatgtgcgcacgggacggacgatgcacttttacgcacagtgtgaaaatgggaaatctctggaccttcaaacttaccacacttgtagtttataatacggcggctgtgacaatgtaaaaagtttacgcaggggatgaaagattgttgaggaatatctctcagaaaagtgcgcgcgccagtgtcacttccgggtggttagatccggtgacctttgaccttcgtgaaatgttacgataatataaattagccttttttattgcaaatagcttgatagctatagatcaggccggcctgcaataaattgtggaaagaggatttactgcatatttgtgatttctgatacatcttagttgtaaggctgaataagaatggttcgttgataattgaaaaggggccatctagatttaactttgtgacttttcccggaatttctagatcccatctgtgccatgctgtaaaaacatacttttcagcaggttgaccactcctgaaTTGaacgaaaaagataaacaaacacgttttctttacttgctctaaaacactacgtGGAcagtgcagagatgcaatttgtgtgggtcaatacttgtacatactataaatacttcacggagaattgtgtcctacggactcttgttttattttactAGTGCTTTATAAGTCTTCAGTTTATACAGCAGCATTGCAGTAACTTTTTTGCAgtgatttgaatttgaaaagatgGCTTTGGACCATAGATATGATTCAAATGTAAATTAGCACACAAGTGTGAAGTACAGTGCACTAGTACCACCTGTTGTTCCTTTCCGTGCTGTGCAGACAATTTACATACGAGCTCGGGCCGAAAAGGGAAGTTTAGCACGACTGTTGTGAGCTAATGTATCTTTTGTTCTATCTAATCCTGCAACACAAAACAGGAGTGACAAATGTTCTTTGGACATGAAGACTCCTTGATAAATCACCTGCTAGGAGCGTCTCTTCGTAACTCCGTATGTATCGGTGGAACATCTAGTGTCGAATTAAGTTATTACTGAATAGTGATCGAGGAACATGTAATGCCTTACGGAATACCAACATGATTCCGTAAGGTTACAATTGTACCCGCTACACTAAAAATGCCTGAAGAGATCTCCATTCAACGTCTCCCAGTGTGATACACTCCTGTGTATCTAGACTTTTTGCATACCTGGGGTGTGGCGGATACTagtaaatgttaatggaggttgttTTGAACCGTGTATTGCTTGTCAACTATGTGACCTCCTTGCAATATCATCCAGACGTATAATCTCTCTTGTATCAACTGTGGTAATGAATTACCAAACGCAGGTGCAGACATTGACTTCCGCGATCCGGACGGCGAGGTCTCGTCCACAGCATTGTTCATCGCATCCCACAGGGGGCATGTGGACATAGTGAGACTGCTGCTCCGCAAGGGGGCGTCCGTGGTGAAAAGAACCAGAGGTACTGGTTCATATGCTCCCCTTCATGCAGCTGCGATGCAAGGTACAGTAGATTGATTCATAATCACAAATGCTTGTCTGTTAGACTTTAAAGGTTGGCAATCGAAAATACAAACTAAAAATGGAGATACGATTTTTCTTTGCGAACTGTCGGTGATGTCGTAACTCAGAGCAAACGATGTGACATTCGTATAAATTGCGTGTGAACACTAACGCTAACTCCTGAATGTCATGACTCATGAACTTTACAGGAAATGGCAATGACTTTTGACGGTTTAGTAGACTGGTGCGTCGTATAGCAAGGGCCTAAAATATGCATTGTCTATTTGtctacatttattcatttaagtATACATTGCATATCACTTTGCAGAAGGCAACGTcgacttgatatgtattttttgtgtCGAAAATCCAACGTAGGGAGGACCACATACGCTTTGCAATTGTCAAGCTGATTTATATTTCTTGTGTCGAAAATCCCAACTTCAGGTTGGACAGAAGTGGTGGACCTGCTGGTGAATCATGGTGCAACTTTAGACGTACGGGACCGCTGCCGGGACACTCCACTCATGCACGCATGTATCTACAGACAAGTAGACACAGTTCGGCGACTGATTGAACTTGGAGCAAGAGTGGATTTGACCGACGACTACGGTTACTGCCAGGTAGCCCAGACGTAAGTGTCGCATACTTTCAGAATCACGATACAATAACTGTTTCTTTTGTAGGCAAACTTTCAAATAAAGCTGGACTGAGTCGTTGGTTTGTGTTGGTCTGTCTTGCAATGTGTATGTGAcactgtatgtgtgtatgtgacactgtgtgtgtgtatgtgacactgtgtgtgtgtatgtgacactgtgtgtgtgtatgtgacactttgtgtgtgtgtgtgtgacactgtgtgtgtgtatgtgacactgtgtgtgtgtatgtgacactgtgtgtgtgtatgtgacactgtgtgtgtgtatgtgacactgtgtgtgtgtatgtgacactgtgtgtgtgtatgtgacactgtgtgtgtgtgtatgtgacactgtgtgtgtgtatgtgacactgtgtgtgtgtgcgtatgtgtgtgtgtgtttgtgtgtgtgcgtgtgtgtgtttgtgtgtgtgcgtatgtgtgtgtgtgtgtggtgtatgTCTGTGTGAGGAGGAAAGAGAGCGACAGCGCGgtgtatacatgtaagtgtaacGTC contains these protein-coding regions:
- the LOC136429773 gene encoding ankyrin repeat domain-containing protein 1-like isoform X1, whose protein sequence is MEGMSQRSKNMWLVFNARHANLQGVEEDLEAGADIDFEQPDSGTNTKTALFAACANGDLDMVRLLLRKGASVSKRIKCSCAPLHAAASAGLTKTAELLVNAGATLDIRDCLQFTPLMRACAYKQVDTVRRLIELGARVDLTDDYCQIAQRFGTEVGCRHWEECMKLIQEARKSRLLRCCNPKCGKPGYRSTGALKLCARCKMTRYCSRDCQKQHWSIGHKKCCGQDAYPKKCCGHNAYPVKQTKAT
- the LOC136429098 gene encoding ankyrin repeat domain-containing protein 1-like — translated: MLLHFKVRQQGVENGGPNKMAGSSNANKRLFDAAAKGSLQDAKASLKAGADIDFRDPDGEVSSTALFIASHRGHVDIVRLLLRKGASVVKRTRGWTEVVDLLVNHGATLDVRDRCRDTPLMHACIYRQVDTVRRLIELGARVDLTDDYGYCQVAQTFGMDRHWEECMKLIRQARKSKLLRCCNPKCGKPGYR